In Candidatus Binatia bacterium, the following proteins share a genomic window:
- a CDS encoding glycosyltransferase family 39 protein yields the protein MPMRRSVVLFLVAALALRLAFVRWLTVPAPQIYADAMWYHAAAEQLAAGLGYIHHLTRQPTAAWPPGYPAILAAVYRVFGSDPSRAYLLNVVAGTATCWVAGRIAVAVSRPAAAAVTVALVALFPSQLLFCSLVMSETVFTLLLCILVLAAILLVQNSGARLDGRALRGWIVWGIGVGLASLVRAEAVVLLLVPPLVLVTTSNVKHGEATSTIDPRTAASRAGAALALFLLTAIGAATAELPWLVRNALLFGRFVPVSTSFGRTLLIGHNPVAEGDMNLYSPDPAADHRDLVSGGAAGELAVDQRREAAALQYIREHPGREIVLEGKRLFLMYRADRVWGEWYRPAPGSPATPSVVDALGRASNIFYWAVLLLAVPAAVRMLRDRDGPELVLIVTLLVWTAFFVIVLYGSERFHFPLVPLLCVLAADTIVTTTRRFGLHQ from the coding sequence GCGGCGCTGGCGCTGCGCCTGGCGTTCGTGCGCTGGCTCACGGTGCCCGCGCCGCAAATCTACGCCGACGCGATGTGGTACCACGCCGCCGCGGAGCAGCTCGCGGCCGGGCTCGGCTACATCCATCACTTGACGCGACAGCCGACAGCCGCCTGGCCGCCGGGTTATCCTGCGATCCTCGCAGCCGTCTATCGCGTGTTCGGCTCCGACCCGTCACGGGCCTATCTGCTCAACGTCGTTGCGGGGACGGCGACGTGCTGGGTGGCCGGTCGCATCGCGGTGGCAGTCTCGAGACCGGCAGCCGCTGCGGTCACGGTCGCGCTCGTCGCACTGTTCCCGAGCCAGCTGCTTTTCTGTTCGCTCGTGATGAGCGAGACGGTGTTCACGCTGCTGCTTTGCATCCTGGTGCTCGCGGCGATCCTGCTCGTGCAGAACAGTGGCGCGCGACTCGACGGGCGCGCGCTACGCGGCTGGATCGTCTGGGGAATCGGCGTCGGCCTCGCCTCGCTGGTTCGCGCCGAGGCTGTCGTCCTCCTGCTCGTGCCTCCGCTCGTGCTGGTTACCACCAGCAACGTGAAGCATGGGGAGGCGACCAGCACGATAGATCCTCGCACTGCGGCGTCGCGCGCCGGCGCGGCCTTGGCGTTATTTCTCCTGACAGCCATCGGTGCGGCCACTGCCGAGCTGCCGTGGCTCGTTCGCAACGCGCTGCTGTTCGGACGCTTCGTTCCGGTCAGCACCAGTTTCGGCCGCACGCTGCTGATCGGGCACAATCCCGTCGCCGAAGGCGACATGAACCTTTACTCGCCGGATCCCGCAGCCGACCACCGCGATCTCGTCTCCGGCGGTGCGGCCGGCGAGCTTGCCGTCGACCAGCGGCGCGAAGCGGCGGCGCTCCAGTACATCCGCGAGCACCCCGGGCGCGAGATCGTCCTCGAAGGCAAGCGGCTTTTCCTCATGTATCGCGCCGACCGCGTGTGGGGAGAATGGTACCGCCCTGCACCCGGGTCGCCGGCGACGCCGTCCGTCGTCGATGCGCTGGGCCGCGCGAGCAACATATTCTATTGGGCCGTGCTGCTGCTTGCGGTGCCGGCTGCCGTCAGGATGCTGCGCGATCGCGACGGTCCGGAATTGGTGCTGATCGTCACGCTGCTGGTGTGGACGGCGTTTTTCGTGATCGTCCTTTACGGGTCCGAGCGCTTCCATTTTCCGCTGGTGCCGCTGCTGTGCGTGCTTGCCGCCGACACGATCGTCACGACGACTCGCCGCTTCGGCCTGCACCAGTGA
- a CDS encoding endonuclease/exonuclease/phosphatase family protein, with translation MNLRLLAWNVHGLPAPLTRKRRARLRRIAAQVAREAPDLVTFEEAWGGSVRLLCRELPSYLPFFVRAPATVAAGGLLCLVRDNGNWRATARPRFRRYSLQAPAWKLWQGDGAAGKGALFVALDGPGGPLCLAATHLQSRYPGQPYRQVRVAQLRELARWMDEIGAATPILVCGDLNTPATDEEYPLLVAPLGTDLTTDAQGTGAVTNYPTRSSAAWIDYAIARLPRNCSARSSTRLILNDAADEPYSDHHGLVVDIEITGAGRSGESS, from the coding sequence GTGAACCTGCGTCTGCTGGCGTGGAACGTTCACGGTCTTCCTGCACCACTGACAAGGAAGCGTCGCGCGCGCCTTCGTCGCATCGCCGCCCAAGTCGCGCGCGAAGCGCCGGACCTCGTCACGTTCGAAGAAGCGTGGGGCGGCTCGGTGCGCCTGCTGTGCCGCGAGCTGCCGTCGTATCTTCCGTTCTTCGTGCGTGCGCCGGCGACGGTCGCAGCCGGAGGCTTGCTATGCCTCGTGCGCGACAACGGAAACTGGCGAGCAACCGCGCGCCCGCGCTTTCGCCGCTATTCGCTGCAGGCACCCGCGTGGAAGCTGTGGCAGGGCGACGGTGCAGCGGGAAAAGGAGCGCTTTTCGTCGCGCTCGACGGCCCCGGCGGTCCCCTTTGCCTGGCGGCAACGCACCTGCAGTCGCGCTATCCCGGCCAGCCGTACCGCCAGGTGCGGGTTGCGCAGCTTCGCGAGCTGGCCAGATGGATGGACGAGATCGGCGCGGCTACGCCGATCCTGGTTTGCGGCGATCTCAACACTCCGGCGACCGACGAGGAATACCCGCTGCTGGTCGCTCCACTCGGCACCGACCTGACGACGGATGCGCAGGGCACCGGAGCCGTCACGAACTATCCAACGCGTTCGAGCGCCGCGTGGATCGACTATGCGATCGCGCGGCTCCCACGCAATTGCTCCGCGCGCTCGAGCACGCGCCTGATCCTCAATGATGCGGCCGACGAGCCGTACTCGGACCACCACGGGCTCGTCGTCGACATCGAGATCACTGGTGCAGGCCGAAGCGGCGAGTCGTCGTGA
- the lpdA gene encoding dihydrolipoyl dehydrogenase, producing MARQRYDLVVIGAGPGGYQAAIRASQLGLKTAIVEKDGTLGGTCLNVGCIPSKALLESSELYAQAREGLAVHGIKAGDVALDLGAMMARKRTVVDGLTRGVQGLMKKNKIDVWHGNATIAAAPPDGIVEVTGLNDAELETANILIASGSVPISLAHLPVDGKRIVNSTEALSFDAVPQRMLVVGGGAIGLELGSVWSRLGASVRIVELMDQIVPGTDRRSAQLLERSLKKQGIEILLQTSAVAAAVSGKGVKVTLEGKDGKRSDDTWDVVLVAVGRRAFTDGLALAEVGIDADERGRIRVSEHFETSKPGIFAIGDVVAGAMLAHKASEEGIACVERIAGVAGHVNYSAIPSVVYTWPELATVGLGEEAARAAGHDVKVGTFPFTATPRARCTGETDGAVRIVADAATDAVLGIHIVGANASELIAEAAVAIEFGATAEDIARSAHAHPTLAEAIKEAALGVDGRAIHI from the coding sequence ATGGCCAGACAGCGTTACGATCTCGTCGTCATCGGAGCCGGACCGGGCGGATACCAGGCCGCGATCCGCGCATCCCAGCTCGGCCTGAAGACCGCGATCGTCGAAAAAGACGGCACGCTCGGCGGCACCTGCCTCAACGTCGGCTGCATCCCGAGCAAGGCGCTGCTCGAATCCTCCGAACTGTACGCGCAGGCACGCGAAGGCCTCGCCGTGCACGGCATCAAGGCCGGCGACGTTGCGCTGGATCTCGGTGCGATGATGGCGCGAAAGCGCACGGTCGTCGACGGCCTGACGCGCGGCGTGCAGGGCCTGATGAAGAAGAACAAGATCGACGTCTGGCACGGCAACGCGACCATCGCGGCGGCGCCGCCCGACGGCATCGTCGAGGTCACGGGACTGAACGACGCCGAGCTGGAAACCGCGAACATTCTCATTGCGAGCGGCAGCGTACCGATCTCGCTTGCGCATCTTCCGGTGGACGGCAAGCGCATCGTGAACTCCACCGAAGCGTTGTCGTTCGATGCCGTGCCGCAGCGCATGCTCGTCGTCGGCGGCGGCGCCATCGGCCTGGAGCTCGGATCGGTCTGGAGCCGCCTCGGCGCGAGCGTTCGCATCGTCGAGCTGATGGACCAGATCGTGCCCGGCACCGACCGCAGGAGTGCCCAGCTTCTCGAGCGCTCGCTGAAGAAGCAGGGCATCGAGATCCTGCTGCAGACCAGCGCAGTGGCCGCCGCGGTCTCCGGCAAGGGCGTCAAGGTCACGCTCGAGGGCAAGGACGGCAAGCGCAGCGACGATACCTGGGACGTCGTGCTCGTCGCCGTCGGAAGACGCGCGTTCACCGACGGGCTCGCCCTGGCCGAGGTCGGCATCGATGCGGACGAGCGCGGCCGCATCCGCGTCTCGGAGCATTTCGAGACGAGTAAACCCGGCATTTTCGCAATCGGCGACGTCGTCGCCGGCGCGATGCTCGCGCACAAGGCTTCCGAAGAAGGCATCGCGTGCGTCGAGCGCATCGCGGGCGTGGCAGGCCACGTCAACTACTCGGCAATCCCGTCGGTGGTCTACACGTGGCCGGAGCTGGCCACGGTGGGACTCGGCGAGGAGGCCGCCCGCGCAGCAGGCCACGACGTCAAGGTCGGCACCTTCCCGTTCACGGCGACGCCGCGCGCGCGGTGCACCGGCGAGACCGACGGCGCCGTGCGCATCGTCGCCGACGCGGCCACCGATGCGGTGCTCGGCATCCACATCGTCGGCGCGAACGCCTCGGAGCTGATCGCCGAAGCCGCGGTCGCGATCGAGTTCGGTGCGACGGCAGAAGACATCGCGCGCTCCGCCCATGCCCATCCGACGCTGGCCGAAGCGATCAAGGAAGCGGCACTCGGCGTCGACGGGCGCGCGATCCACATCTGA
- the odhB gene encoding 2-oxoglutarate dehydrogenase complex dihydrolipoyllysine-residue succinyltransferase — MPADVVVPQLGESITEAEVLAWRKADGDAVAVDEIIVELETDKTTVELPSPAAGVLRILRDKGAVVKIGEVLARIEEADAAKAAPKAAAARRDSAGAKAAPATAGPSAMPAAVPAAAPAAAAASAAAARVAPPAATPSPAAASSAAPRLGRAARRAAEEQDVDPSSVRGTGPGGRVTKGDVAAAVETRGREAAPSPAPAATVQQRSTADDGEERTRMTRLRRTIADRLVAAQHTAAILTTFNEIDMSAAMELRARHKETFQKAHGVSLGFMSIFARACILALRDVPMVAAQIDGDEVVTRKSVHLGIAASTERGLVVPVVRNADAMTLAGLEREIGRLAALARDGKLEVADLSGGTFTISNGGVFGSLLSTPILNPPQSGILGMHKIEKRPVVVADQIVIRPMMYVALSYDHRLVDGREAVTFLVRVKERVEDPSRLLLEI; from the coding sequence ATGCCGGCTGACGTCGTCGTCCCGCAGCTCGGAGAGTCGATCACCGAGGCCGAGGTCCTCGCGTGGCGCAAAGCCGACGGCGATGCCGTGGCCGTCGACGAGATCATCGTCGAGCTGGAAACCGACAAGACCACCGTCGAGTTGCCGTCGCCCGCCGCCGGAGTGCTGCGGATTCTTCGCGACAAGGGCGCCGTCGTAAAGATCGGCGAAGTGCTCGCCCGCATCGAGGAAGCAGACGCCGCAAAGGCTGCCCCGAAGGCAGCGGCCGCGCGCCGGGACAGTGCGGGCGCAAAGGCGGCGCCGGCAACGGCTGGGCCTTCTGCGATGCCTGCTGCTGTGCCTGCTGCCGCTCCCGCTGCGGCTGCGGCGAGCGCCGCTGCCGCGAGGGTTGCGCCGCCTGCGGCGACGCCTTCACCGGCGGCCGCTTCTTCGGCCGCTCCTCGCCTCGGCCGCGCCGCCCGGCGTGCAGCCGAAGAGCAGGACGTCGATCCGTCTTCCGTACGCGGAACCGGCCCCGGCGGACGCGTGACCAAGGGCGACGTTGCGGCCGCCGTGGAAACGCGGGGCCGCGAAGCTGCGCCTTCGCCGGCCCCCGCCGCGACCGTGCAGCAGCGTTCTACTGCCGACGACGGCGAAGAGCGCACCCGCATGACGCGTCTTCGCCGCACCATCGCCGACCGCCTCGTCGCGGCCCAGCACACCGCCGCGATCCTGACGACGTTCAACGAAATCGACATGAGCGCCGCGATGGAGCTTCGCGCGCGTCACAAGGAAACGTTCCAGAAGGCCCATGGAGTCTCGCTCGGGTTCATGTCGATCTTCGCGCGCGCATGCATCCTTGCGCTGCGCGACGTGCCGATGGTCGCGGCGCAGATCGATGGCGACGAGGTTGTAACGAGGAAGAGCGTGCATCTCGGCATTGCGGCATCGACCGAGCGCGGACTGGTCGTCCCGGTCGTCCGCAACGCGGACGCGATGACGCTGGCCGGCCTCGAGCGCGAGATCGGGCGCCTGGCCGCCCTTGCCCGTGACGGCAAGCTCGAAGTGGCCGACCTTTCCGGCGGCACGTTCACGATCTCCAACGGCGGCGTGTTCGGGTCGCTGCTGTCGACGCCGATCCTCAATCCGCCCCAGAGCGGCATTCTCGGGATGCACAAGATCGAGAAGCGGCCTGTCGTCGTTGCCGACCAGATCGTGATCCGGCCGATGATGTACGTGGCTCTCTCCTACGATCATCGCCTCGTCGACGGCCGCGAAGCCGTCACCTTCCTCGTGCGCGTCAAGGAGCGTGTCGAGGATCCTTCGCGACTGCTGCTCGAGATCTGA
- a CDS encoding 2-oxoglutarate dehydrogenase E1 component produces the protein MSKPDFANISNADYVDALYRKYLADPSSVGEDWRLFFAGFDLAGGSPAAAQAAPAAEETPRPSRRGAATLATASVLDLIHSYRELGHLIADLDPLGQNQPSHPLLELSQFGLSEADLSRAVEVPGFKAKPVVRIGELIEHLRATYCGTVAIEYMYFQSKERREWIQERIEPSCNRPGLSEAERIEILDQLLRANMFEQFLHKKYVGAKRFSLEGAESLVPLTHQIVEESGRLGAREVVMGMPHRGRLNVLAHILGKPYEMIFSEFEGNFLAESVQGDGDVKYHLGYSRDHRTRSGSDIHLSLLFNPSHLEAINPVAEGIVAGKQHYLADSDCSMVLPLLMHGDAAFMGQGIVMETLGLSELDAFRTGGTIHLIVNNQIGFTTSPKDYRFTRYPTEVAKLISALTLHANGDDPEAVVQVGRIAAEFRSRFREDVLVDLVCYRRHGHNELDDPTFTQPLMYRKIASMPPVSRVYADRLVREGVLDERGVSDIVERIDTEFNKALDYARDFMPKQQVFSFGGVWKGITWAGEDWSATTRVSADLLREVARTVAVKPDGFTPHPKIAKLYTERTHMVFSGAGIDWGCGEMLALGTLLLEGTCVRLSGQDSGRGTFSHRQAELHDMENGSIWVPLDHMSAEQSRFYLIDSNLSEAGVLGFEYGFASADPRNLVVWEAQFGDFANGAQIIIDQFIASAESKWQRTNGIVLLLPHGYEGQGPEHSSGRLERFLTLCAEQNIQVCNLTSPAQLFHVLRRQVKRNFRKPLVIMSPKSMLRNRLCVSTIEDFTDVDFRLVLDETGDIDREHVRRVLLCSGKVYYDLVADRTERNIHDVAIVRVEQLYPFPLAEIREVLSRYPATTEVDWVQEEPKNMGAWRFIFDRNHMIFDDQRMLYYVGREAAASPATGSYKKHQAELRQMLDNAFRPSRAQSVSWVSHAG, from the coding sequence ATGAGCAAGCCCGATTTCGCAAACATCTCCAACGCCGACTACGTCGACGCACTGTACCGAAAGTACCTTGCCGATCCCTCGTCGGTGGGCGAGGACTGGCGCCTGTTCTTCGCCGGCTTCGATCTGGCGGGCGGCTCGCCGGCAGCGGCACAGGCGGCGCCTGCTGCAGAGGAAACGCCTCGGCCCTCGCGCCGCGGCGCGGCAACGCTGGCAACGGCGAGCGTTCTCGACCTGATCCACTCGTACCGCGAGCTCGGCCACCTCATCGCCGACCTCGATCCCCTCGGCCAAAACCAGCCTTCGCATCCGCTGCTCGAGCTTTCGCAATTCGGGCTGAGCGAAGCCGATCTTTCGCGCGCGGTCGAGGTGCCGGGATTCAAGGCCAAGCCCGTCGTGCGCATCGGCGAGCTGATCGAGCACCTGCGCGCGACGTACTGCGGCACGGTCGCGATCGAGTACATGTACTTCCAGAGCAAGGAGAGGCGCGAGTGGATCCAGGAGCGCATCGAGCCCTCCTGCAACCGCCCGGGCCTGAGCGAGGCCGAGCGCATCGAGATCCTCGACCAGCTTCTGCGCGCGAACATGTTCGAGCAGTTCCTGCACAAGAAGTACGTCGGCGCCAAGCGCTTCTCGCTCGAAGGCGCCGAGTCGCTGGTGCCGCTCACGCACCAGATCGTCGAGGAGAGCGGACGCCTCGGCGCGCGCGAAGTCGTGATGGGCATGCCGCACCGCGGGCGCCTCAACGTGCTCGCGCACATCCTCGGCAAGCCTTACGAGATGATCTTCTCCGAGTTCGAGGGGAACTTCCTCGCCGAGAGCGTGCAGGGCGACGGCGACGTCAAGTACCACCTCGGCTATTCGCGCGATCACCGCACCAGGTCCGGTTCCGACATCCACCTGTCGCTGCTGTTCAATCCGAGCCATCTCGAGGCGATCAACCCGGTGGCCGAAGGCATCGTCGCCGGAAAGCAGCACTACCTGGCCGATTCCGATTGCAGCATGGTCCTGCCGCTGCTGATGCATGGCGACGCGGCATTCATGGGCCAGGGAATCGTCATGGAGACGCTCGGCCTGTCGGAGCTCGACGCGTTCCGTACCGGCGGCACGATCCACCTGATCGTCAACAACCAGATCGGCTTCACCACTTCGCCCAAAGACTACCGCTTCACGCGTTATCCCACCGAAGTCGCCAAGCTGATTTCGGCGCTGACGCTTCACGCCAACGGCGACGATCCGGAAGCGGTCGTGCAGGTGGGCCGCATCGCGGCGGAGTTCCGCTCGCGCTTCCGCGAAGACGTGCTCGTCGATCTCGTCTGCTACCGGCGCCACGGCCACAACGAGCTCGACGACCCGACGTTCACGCAGCCGCTGATGTACCGCAAGATCGCATCGATGCCGCCGGTGTCGCGCGTCTACGCCGACCGCCTCGTGCGCGAAGGCGTGCTCGACGAGCGCGGCGTCTCCGACATCGTCGAGCGCATCGACACCGAGTTCAACAAGGCCCTCGATTACGCGCGCGACTTCATGCCCAAGCAGCAGGTGTTCTCCTTCGGCGGAGTCTGGAAGGGGATCACGTGGGCGGGCGAAGACTGGTCGGCGACGACGCGCGTGTCGGCGGACCTGCTTCGCGAGGTCGCGCGCACGGTGGCCGTCAAGCCCGACGGCTTCACGCCCCACCCGAAAATCGCGAAGCTCTACACCGAGCGCACGCACATGGTGTTCTCGGGAGCGGGAATCGACTGGGGCTGCGGCGAGATGCTCGCCCTCGGCACGCTGCTGCTCGAGGGCACCTGCGTGCGCCTTTCCGGGCAGGATTCCGGCCGCGGCACGTTCAGCCACCGCCAGGCCGAGCTCCACGACATGGAGAACGGCTCGATCTGGGTGCCTCTCGACCACATGAGCGCCGAGCAGAGCCGCTTTTACCTGATCGACAGCAACCTGTCGGAAGCCGGCGTACTCGGCTTCGAGTACGGTTTCGCGTCGGCCGACCCGCGAAACCTCGTGGTCTGGGAAGCCCAGTTCGGCGATTTCGCCAATGGCGCCCAGATCATCATCGACCAGTTCATCGCCTCGGCCGAATCGAAGTGGCAGCGCACCAACGGCATCGTGCTGCTGCTGCCCCACGGCTACGAAGGCCAGGGCCCGGAGCATTCGAGCGGCCGCCTCGAGCGCTTCCTTACGCTGTGCGCCGAGCAGAACATCCAGGTCTGCAACCTGACCAGCCCGGCCCAGCTCTTCCACGTGCTGCGCCGCCAGGTGAAACGCAACTTCCGCAAGCCGCTCGTCATCATGAGCCCGAAGAGCATGCTGAGGAATCGCCTCTGCGTCTCGACGATCGAGGACTTCACCGACGTCGACTTCCGCCTGGTGCTCGACGAGACCGGCGACATCGATCGCGAGCACGTGCGTCGCGTACTGCTGTGCAGCGGCAAGGTCTACTACGACCTGGTCGCCGACCGCACCGAGCGCAACATCCACGACGTCGCGATCGTGCGCGTCGAACAGCTCTACCCCTTCCCCCTCGCCGAGATCCGCGAAGTGCTGTCGCGCTATCCGGCCACGACCGAAGTGGACTGGGTACAGGAAGAACCGAAGAACATGGGCGCGTGGCGCTTCATCTTCGATCGCAACCACATGATTTTCGACGACCAGCGCATGCTCTACTACGTGGGCCGCGAAGCGGCGGCCAGTCCCGCCACCGGCTCCTACAAGAAGCACCAGGCCGAGCTGAGGCAGATGCTCGACAACGCGTTTCGCCCGAGCCGTGCACAGTCGGTCTCGTGGGTGAGCCATGCCGGCTGA